A region of Diceros bicornis minor isolate mBicDic1 chromosome 31, mDicBic1.mat.cur, whole genome shotgun sequence DNA encodes the following proteins:
- the SLC22A6 gene encoding solute carrier family 22 member 6 — protein sequence MAFNDLLKQVGGVGRFQKIQVTLVVLPLLLMASQNTLQNFTAAIPTHHCRPPADANLSKDRELEAWLPRDRQGRPESCLRFTSPQQGPPSSNGTGANSTGATEPCTDGWIYDKSTFPSTIVTEWDLVCSHRALRQLGQSLYMVGVLFGAMVFGSLSDRLGRRKVLILNYLQTAVSGTCTAFAPNFSVYCVFRLLSGMSLAGIALNCMTLNVEWMPIHTRAYVGTLMGYTYSLGQFLLAGVAYAVPHWRHLQLLVSAPFFAFFIYSWFFIESARWQVSSGRLDLTLRSLQRVAWINGKQEEGAKLSIEVIRASLQKELTMGKGQASAMELLRCPTLRRLFLCLSLLWFATSFAYYGLVMDLQGFGVSIYLIQVIFGAVDLPAKLVGFLVINFLGRRPAQMASLFLAGVCILVNAVVPQDQSIVRTFFAVLGKGCLASSFNCIFLYTGELYPTMVRQTGMGMGSTMARVGSIVSPLVSMTAELYHSVPLFIYGAVPMAASAAIALLPETLGQPLPDTVQDVENRRKGNRKRQQQEQQKQMVPLQASAGEKNGL from the exons atggccttCAATGACCTCCTGAAGCAAGTGGGGGGCGTCGGCCGCTTCCAGAAGATCCAGGTCACTCTAGTGGTCCTCCCCCTGCTCCTGATGGCCTCCCAAAACACCCTGCAGAACTTCACCGCCGCCATCCCCACCCACCACTGCCGCCCACCTGCCGATGCCAACCTCAGCAAGGACAGGGAGCTGGAGGCCTGGCTGCCCCGGGACAGGCAGGGGCGGCCTGAATCCTGCCTCCGCTTCACCTCCCCGCAACAGGGACCACCTTCGTCCAATGGCACCGGGGCCAACAGCACAGGGGCCACAGAGCCCTGCACTGATGGCTGGATCTACGACAAGAGCACCTTCCCTTCCACCATCGTGACTGAG tgGGACCTCGTGTGCTCTCACAGGGCCTTACGCCAGCTGGGTCAGTCCTTGTACATGGTAGGGGTGCTTTTCGGAGCCATGGTGTTCGGGTCCCTATCAGACAG gcTGGGCCGCCGGAAGGTGCTGATCTTGAACTACCTGCAGACAGCCGTGTCAGGAACCTGTACAGCCTTCGCTCCCAACTTCTCCGTCTACTGTGTCTTCCGGCTCCTCTCGGGCATGTCACTGGCTGGCATCGCCCTCAACTGCATGACACTGA ATGTGGAGTGGATGCCCATCCACACGCGGGCCTATGTGGGCACCCTGATGGGCTACACCTACAGCCTGGGCCAGTTTCTCCTGGCGGGTGTGGCCTATGCCGTGCCCCACTGGCGCCACCTGCAGCTGCTCGTCTCTGCACCTTTTTTCGCCTTCTTTATCTACTCCTG GTTCTTCATCGAGTCTGCCCGCTGGCAAGTTTCCTCCGGGAGGCTAGACCTCACCCTGAGGTCGCTACAAAGAGTGGCCTGGATCAATGGGAAGCAGGAAGAGGGAGCCAAGCTAAGTATAGAG GTGATCCGGGCCAGTCTGCAGAAGGAGCTGACCATGGGCAAAGGCCAGGCCTCGGCCATGGAGCTGCTGCGCTGCCCCACCCTTCGccgcctcttcctctgcctctccttGCTATG GTTTGCCACTAGCTTTGCCTACTATGGGCTGGTCATGGACCTACAGGGCTTTGGGGTCAGCATCTACCTAATCCAGGTGATCTTTGGTGCTGTGGATCTGCCTGCCAAGCTTGTGGGCTTCCTTGTCATCAACTTCCTGGGCCGCCGGCCTGCCCAGATGGCCTCACTGTTCCTGGCGGGCGTCTGCATCCTGGTGAATGCGGTGGTACCCCAGG aTCAGTCCATTGTCAGAACCTTCTTTGCTGTGCTGGGGAAGGGCTGCCTGGCTTCCTCCTTCAACTGCATCTTCCTGTATACTGGGGAGCTGTACCCCACGATGGTCCG GCAGACAGGCATGGGAATGGGCAGCACCATGGCCCGAGTGGGCAGCATCGTAAGCCCACTGGTGAGCATGACCGCCGAGCTCTACCACTCCGTGCCTCTCTTTATCTACGGCGCTGTCCCCATGGCTGCCAGCGCTGCCATTGCCCTCCTGCCGGAGACCCTGGGCCAGCCACTGCCGGACACTGTGCAGGACGTGGAAAACAG GAGGAAAGGGAATCGGAAGCGACAGCAGCAAGAGCAGCAGAAGCAGATGGTCCCACTCCAGGCCTCAGCAGGGGAGAAGAATGGACTCTGA